In the Vogesella sp. XCS3 genome, GACGCCCGCCACGAGCGGGCATTGGCCTTTCCTGCCCTGGTGGTGTGCCACCGCCCCGACCCGCGCCATCCGCGCCTGACACAGGCGGCCACGCTGGCCTCGGTGTGGCAGGCACGCCTGCACCTGTTGCAGAGCCACGATGCGCTGGCCGAGCTTGCCCCCTTGTTTGCTGCTTTGGCCAGGTTGGCCGCACAGCCGCTTGGCGGCGACTGCTAGCGCGCCCTGGCCGTCGCAGGCGTGCCTGCCGGCTATCCCCCCAATCTGCTTATGCGCCGCGCTCTGCTGCCTGATGCCAGCCACTGGCACCCGCTTGTGTCGCCCCCGACGCGCTTGCGTGGCCAGTGAGCGTGGCTGGACCGGTTTGGCCAGCGATAACAGCCAGCGTGCCTTTTCTGCTTATTGAATAAGTAACGAAGAAATCCTTATTTCTGGAATAAAGCAGCGGCCAATATGCTGTCTTCCGTTATATCAACCACCGGATACCACCATGTCGCCACTGCAAGGACGCCCCCTATGAGCCGCGCCGCTACGCTCCCCCGCGTGTTGCCCGGCTTCGGCCTGTCGCTGGGTTACACCCTGGCCTATCTGTCGCTGATCGTGCTGATTCCGCTATCCGCCGTGTTCATCCGCGCCAGCGAGTTGCCGCTGGAGGCGTTCTGGCACGCCGTTACCGCGCCGCGCGTGCTGGCCTCGTACCGTTTGAGCTTTGGCATGGCGCTGTTGGCCGCGGCCATCAATACCGTGTTTGGCCTGTTGCTGGCGTGGGCGCTGGTGCGCTACCGCTTTCCCGGCAAGAAGCTGGTGGACGCGCTGGTGGACCTGCCGTTTGCACTGCCTACCGCGGTGGCCGGTATTGCGCTGACCGCGCTGTACGCCGGTAACGGCTGGCTGGGCCAGTACCTGGAGCCGCTGGGCATCAAGGTGGCGTTTGGCCCGCTGGGCGTGCTGGTGGCACTGGTGTTCATCGGCCTGCCGTTTGTGGTGCGCACGGTGCAACCGGTGCTGGAAGACATGGAAACCGAGCTGGAAGAAGCCGCCACCAGCCTGGGCGCGCACCGCTGGCAGACCTTCCGCCACGTGATTATGCCGGTGTTGCAGCCCGCACTGATGACCGGCTTTGCGCTGGCCTTTGCCCGCGCCGTAGGCGAGTACGGCTCGGTGATCTTTATCGCCGGCAACATCCCGATGGTGTCGGA is a window encoding:
- the cysT gene encoding sulfate ABC transporter permease subunit CysT, encoding MSRAATLPRVLPGFGLSLGYTLAYLSLIVLIPLSAVFIRASELPLEAFWHAVTAPRVLASYRLSFGMALLAAAINTVFGLLLAWALVRYRFPGKKLVDALVDLPFALPTAVAGIALTALYAGNGWLGQYLEPLGIKVAFGPLGVLVALVFIGLPFVVRTVQPVLEDMETELEEAATSLGAHRWQTFRHVIMPVLQPALMTGFALAFARAVGEYGSVIFIAGNIPMVSEITPLMIISKLEQYDYAGATAIASVMLVASFLLLLAINGLQAWQARRNGRSA